Proteins encoded within one genomic window of Ranitomeya variabilis isolate aRanVar5 chromosome 4, aRanVar5.hap1, whole genome shotgun sequence:
- the LOC143769091 gene encoding uncharacterized protein LOC143769091: MSSSDSSHEEFLPGPSEVEHVSESSSSTAAETGQEQRCQGPVERRQRVSQREDDLIENDLLISLVQERVPLWDTRDPLHSSNVTIRRLWNEVAKEMWDGWDNAPTRVRNAFVAKVKTRWRLMKDRFTKDLRQESRVPSGSGARIRRYKFYN, from the exons atgtcttcttcggattcttctcatgaggagtttcttcctgggccgtctgaagtcgagcatgtcagtgag agctcttcttctactgcggcagagacagggcaggagcagcgttgtcaaggtccggtggaaagacggcagcgg gtttcacaacgggaggatgatcttattgagaatgacctcctcatctcgctggtccaggagcgagtcccgttgtgggacacccgggatccactgcactcaagcaacgtcacgatccggcgcttatggaatgaggtggccaaagagatgtgggatggctgggacaacgccccgacacgggtccgaaatgcatttg tggccaaagtcaaaacacgttggcgtttgatgaaggaccgcttcaccaaggacctgcgtcaagagagccgtgttcccagtggttcaggagcaaggatcagaagatacaaattctACAATTAG